A genomic segment from Paucidesulfovibrio longus DSM 6739 encodes:
- a CDS encoding TOBE domain-containing protein yields the protein MKVSARNLLPGTVKNIVKGAVNCEVVVEVAPGVEVVSVITLSSVERLGLKPGSKVNAMVKASSVMLTVD from the coding sequence ATGAAGGTAAGCGCACGCAATCTTCTGCCCGGAACGGTCAAGAATATCGTCAAGGGCGCTGTCAATTGCGAGGTGGTCGTTGAAGTGGCTCCCGGAGTGGAGGTCGTTTCAGTCATTACGCTGTCGTCCGTGGAGCGGCTCGGACTCAAGCCCGGCTCCAAGGTCAACGCCATGGTCAAGGCCAGCAGCGTGATGTTGACCGTGGATTGA
- a CDS encoding twin-arginine translocase TatA/TatE family subunit, which yields MFGLGVWELVLILLIVVLIFGANKLPEVGSGIGKAIQNFKRATGEPEEIDVTPDKSKVEDKKKES from the coding sequence ATGTTTGGACTCGGTGTTTGGGAACTCGTCCTGATTCTGCTCATTGTGGTGCTGATTTTCGGTGCCAACAAGCTCCCCGAAGTTGGTTCCGGCATCGGCAAGGCCATCCAAAACTTCAAGCGTGCCACGGGCGAACCCGAAGAAATCGACGTGACCCCGGACAAAAGCAAGGTCGAGGACAAGAAGAAAGAGAGCTGA